From Acidobacteriota bacterium, the proteins below share one genomic window:
- a CDS encoding DCC1-like thiol-disulfide oxidoreductase family protein — protein MSKLPTPLILFDGHCHLCDGTVDRLLSLDRRRRLTFAPLQGSTADDLRQRGLLPDGVDSVILVEDGERVSTYSDAVLGALVGLGGLWRGATLFRLLPRFLRDPLYRWVARNRYRWFGRRDTCRLPSPQERERFLP, from the coding sequence ATGAGCAAGCTCCCCACCCCCCTGATCCTGTTCGATGGCCACTGCCACCTGTGCGACGGCACCGTCGATCGCCTGCTGAGTCTCGACCGCCGCCGGCGCCTGACCTTCGCACCGCTACAGGGCTCGACGGCGGATGACCTGCGCCAGCGGGGCCTGCTGCCGGATGGCGTCGACAGCGTGATTCTGGTCGAGGACGGAGAACGGGTCTCGACCTACTCGGACGCGGTCTTGGGGGCGCTCGTCGGTCTCGGCGGCCTGTGGCGCGGCGCCACCCTCTTCCGCCTGCTGCCGCGCTTTCTGCGCGATCCGCTCTACCGCTGGGTGGCCCGTAACCGCTATCGTTGGTTCGGACGGCGGGACACTTGCCGCCTGCCGAGCCCACAGGAAAGGGAGCGATTTCTGCCATGA
- a CDS encoding serine/threonine protein kinase has translation MNDLFLKLTPEKVLQAVEAAGMHCNAVCYPLNSFENRVYEVELEDRTRIIAKFYRPGRWNEAQILEEHAFLMELEAAEISVCPVRRFPDGSTLKEQDGIFYSLAERRGGRAPDELSDAAAERLGMLVGRLHTVAVQNDAPHRLRLDADHFIRANLDWLEEHETLPERLRERYFGAAREIAQVLDERLVGVPVHRLHGDLHLGNVLDRDGVLNLLDFDDMTVGPAVQDLWLALPGRDDYARRQREAFLEGYERFRIFDRSTLRLIEPLRGLRLVHYAVWLARRWHDPIFPATWPQFAAPDFWDQETADLELQVQEIRREQGTLPAVEEEELGNKDFFWDWEGD, from the coding sequence ATGAACGATCTGTTTCTCAAGCTCACCCCGGAAAAAGTGCTGCAGGCGGTCGAGGCTGCCGGCATGCATTGCAACGCCGTCTGCTACCCGCTCAATTCCTTCGAGAACCGGGTTTACGAGGTCGAGCTCGAGGATCGCACTCGCATCATCGCCAAGTTCTACCGTCCGGGACGCTGGAACGAGGCCCAGATCCTCGAGGAGCATGCCTTCCTGATGGAGCTCGAGGCGGCCGAGATCTCGGTCTGCCCGGTGCGCCGGTTTCCGGACGGCTCCACCCTCAAGGAGCAGGATGGCATCTTCTACAGCCTGGCCGAGCGGCGCGGTGGGCGAGCGCCGGACGAGCTCAGCGATGCCGCCGCCGAGCGCCTCGGCATGCTGGTCGGTCGACTGCACACGGTGGCGGTCCAGAACGATGCTCCGCACCGGCTGCGCCTCGACGCCGACCACTTCATTCGCGCCAATCTCGACTGGCTCGAAGAGCACGAAACTCTGCCCGAGCGCCTGCGAGAGCGCTACTTCGGGGCGGCGCGGGAGATTGCCCAGGTGCTCGACGAGCGCCTCGTCGGAGTGCCGGTCCATCGCCTCCACGGCGACCTCCACCTCGGCAATGTGCTCGACCGCGACGGCGTGCTCAACCTCCTCGACTTCGACGACATGACCGTCGGCCCGGCGGTGCAGGACCTCTGGCTGGCCCTTCCCGGCCGCGACGACTACGCTCGTCGCCAACGCGAGGCCTTCCTCGAAGGCTACGAGCGCTTCCGCATCTTCGACCGCTCGACGCTGCGATTGATCGAGCCGCTGCGCGGCCTGCGCTTGGTCCACTATGCGGTCTGGCTGGCGCGCCGCTGGCACGATCCGATCTTTCCCGCCACCTGGCCGCAGTTCGCCGCCCCCGATTTCTGGGACCAGGAAACCGCCGACCTCGAGCTTCAGGTGCAGGAGATCCGCCGCGAGCAGGGCACCCTGCCGGCGGTCGAGGAAGAGGAACTCGGCAACAAGGACTTCTTCTGGGATTGGGAGGGCGACTAG
- a CDS encoding SDR family oxidoreductase, which produces MGTIFFTGFPGFLGASLLPRVVARDPEAKAVCLIQAKFADLAAEKVAEIEAVDEALAGRIELIEGDITRSDLGLDKATLKRLAGEVREIYHLAAVYDLSVRREVGMRVNVDGTLYVLDFAEGCSGLERLHYVSTCYVSGRYAGIYSERNLDKGQKFNNFYEETKFLAEVEVQERMAGGLPATVYRPAIVVGDSRTGETQKFDGPYYAMRWVMRQPWLAVLPVVGDPNRTRVNLVPRDFIIDAITELSGLEASAGKVYQLADPEPLTVDELLDEVALATRRKLVRLPLPLFAAKAAIDYAPLVGRILQIPSSSVDYFVHPTHYTSTQTRADLADSGIAVPPLPTYLSRLVDYMRRHPEVGSDAMV; this is translated from the coding sequence ATGGGCACGATCTTCTTCACCGGGTTTCCTGGGTTTCTTGGCGCGAGCCTGCTGCCGCGAGTGGTGGCGCGGGATCCGGAGGCGAAGGCGGTCTGCCTGATTCAGGCGAAGTTCGCCGACCTGGCGGCCGAGAAGGTGGCCGAGATCGAGGCCGTCGATGAGGCTCTCGCCGGCCGCATCGAGCTGATCGAAGGGGATATCACCCGCTCCGATCTGGGTCTCGACAAGGCCACCCTGAAGCGCCTTGCCGGCGAAGTTCGGGAGATCTACCACCTCGCCGCCGTCTACGACCTCAGCGTGCGCCGGGAGGTCGGCATGCGAGTCAACGTCGATGGCACTCTCTACGTGCTCGACTTCGCCGAGGGCTGCTCTGGCCTCGAGCGGCTCCATTACGTCAGCACCTGCTACGTCTCCGGCCGCTACGCCGGGATCTATTCGGAGCGCAATCTCGACAAAGGCCAGAAATTCAACAACTTCTACGAGGAAACCAAGTTCCTCGCCGAGGTCGAAGTGCAGGAGCGCATGGCCGGCGGACTGCCGGCGACGGTCTATCGTCCCGCCATCGTGGTTGGTGACAGCCGCACCGGCGAGACCCAGAAGTTCGACGGCCCCTACTACGCCATGCGCTGGGTGATGCGCCAGCCCTGGCTGGCGGTGCTGCCGGTGGTCGGTGACCCCAACCGGACGCGGGTCAATCTGGTGCCCCGCGACTTCATAATCGATGCGATCACCGAGCTCAGCGGTCTCGAGGCCTCGGCCGGCAAGGTCTATCAGCTCGCCGACCCGGAGCCATTGACCGTCGACGAGCTCCTCGACGAGGTCGCCCTGGCCACCCGCCGCAAGCTGGTCCGCCTGCCGCTGCCGCTGTTCGCCGCCAAGGCGGCGATCGACTATGCGCCCTTGGTCGGCCGCATCCTGCAGATTCCATCGAGCTCGGTGGACTACTTCGTCCACCCGACCCACTACACCTCGACCCAGACCCGCGCCGATCTCGCCGACAGCGGCATCGCCGTGCCGCCTCTGCCCACTTACCTCAGCCGCCTCGTCGACTACATGCGCCGTCACCCGGAGGTCGGCTCCGACGCCATGGTCTGA
- a CDS encoding FKBP-type peptidyl-prolyl cis-trans isomerase, translating into MKKLPLLIAIVCLAWAVSACAQEAADTELAKPESLEDKASYSIGMNMGRGMAQQGVDLNLDYLIRGIADAMAEGGTTLLTDEEMQTAMQEFQQEMIAKQQAKAKEEAEKNQAEGEAYLAENKARDGVTVTDSGLQYEVVTAGEGASPSADDRVSVHYTGTLIDGTKFDSSHDRGQPATFPVSGVIKGWTEALQLMNVGSKYKLAIPSDLAYGERGSPPRIGPGATLLFEVELLSIEGSDG; encoded by the coding sequence ATGAAGAAACTTCCCCTATTGATAGCGATTGTCTGCCTGGCCTGGGCGGTTTCCGCCTGCGCCCAGGAGGCGGCCGATACGGAGCTCGCCAAGCCGGAGTCCCTCGAGGACAAGGCGAGCTACAGCATTGGCATGAACATGGGCCGCGGGATGGCCCAGCAGGGCGTCGATCTCAACCTCGACTACCTGATCCGCGGCATCGCCGATGCCATGGCCGAGGGCGGCACGACCCTGCTGACGGACGAGGAGATGCAGACGGCGATGCAAGAGTTCCAGCAGGAGATGATCGCCAAGCAGCAGGCCAAGGCGAAGGAAGAGGCCGAGAAGAACCAGGCCGAAGGGGAAGCCTACCTGGCCGAGAACAAGGCCCGCGATGGCGTCACCGTGACCGACAGCGGCCTGCAGTACGAGGTCGTCACCGCGGGCGAAGGCGCTTCGCCGTCGGCCGACGATCGGGTTTCCGTGCACTACACCGGCACGCTGATCGACGGCACCAAGTTCGACAGCTCCCACGATCGCGGCCAGCCCGCCACGTTCCCGGTCTCGGGAGTGATCAAGGGCTGGACCGAAGCGCTGCAGCTCATGAACGTCGGCTCGAAGTACAAGCTGGCGATTCCGTCGGACCTCGCCTACGGTGAGCGCGGCAGCCCACCGCGCATCGGCCCCGGTGCGACCCTGCTGTTCGAGGTCGAGCTGCTCAGCATCGAGGGTAGCGACGGTTAG
- a CDS encoding YceH family protein, translating to MTVSMHGDTTPERLPHRLDAREVRVLGALLEKEQATPDHYPLTVNALVQACNQKSNRQPVMRLSEGEVRDALERLFQHVLVWKSEGARAVRWRHAVDRRWQLTPPTKAVLTLLLLRGPQTVGELRGRSDRLHAFTSVSEVDDTLATLASGREPLVRQLPRGPGQKESRWVHLVGEDEEVADTEGTAAAAPEAPGAPPEPDRLARLEQRVADLEARLEELSQRFPSS from the coding sequence ATGACCGTCAGCATGCACGGCGACACCACCCCGGAGCGCCTTCCCCACCGCCTCGACGCTCGCGAGGTGCGAGTCCTCGGCGCCCTGCTCGAGAAGGAGCAGGCGACCCCCGACCACTACCCGCTGACGGTCAACGCCCTGGTTCAGGCCTGCAACCAAAAGAGCAATCGCCAACCGGTGATGCGGCTCAGCGAAGGCGAGGTTCGCGACGCCCTCGAACGCCTGTTCCAGCACGTCCTGGTGTGGAAGAGCGAGGGTGCGCGCGCCGTCCGCTGGCGCCACGCCGTCGACCGCCGCTGGCAGCTGACACCGCCGACCAAGGCGGTTCTCACCCTGCTCTTGCTGCGCGGGCCGCAGACCGTCGGCGAGTTGCGCGGCCGCAGCGATCGGCTGCACGCCTTCACCAGCGTCAGCGAAGTAGACGACACCCTCGCCACCCTGGCGAGCGGGCGCGAGCCGCTGGTGCGCCAGCTACCCAGGGGACCCGGCCAGAAAGAGAGTCGCTGGGTGCACCTGGTGGGAGAGGACGAGGAGGTCGCCGATACCGAGGGGACGGCTGCGGCCGCCCCGGAGGCGCCGGGAGCGCCCCCCGAGCCCGACCGCCTGGCGCGCCTCGAGCAGCGGGTGGCCGACCTCGAAGCCCGCCTCGAGGAGCTCAGCCAGCGCTTCCCGAGCTCCTGA